From a region of the Falco peregrinus isolate bFalPer1 chromosome 5, bFalPer1.pri, whole genome shotgun sequence genome:
- the LOC114012155 gene encoding zinc finger protein 271-like isoform X1, with amino-acid sequence MNPGQTLGDLQQPFGGSGGSSEPATLAEGGGQPPPRALLGADVLSPRRAALRGAMSAGGAPQPAHALNLLPYPRLSEVPRAGHELDAVSTEIPSDPCTGYRFFKPGGLFGIKQSEEPYTEGQQMQEESKILVSPCAVEPGRVNKVEQPEEKPGAAAGSLELYPAAASSSGRWFHGGQRVPERASVERDGATSLSPLSTRVACWVPQLGAGPFRCAQCGKGFRQKQSLITHERIHTGEKPYRCGDCGKSFSQRPNLLTHRRVHTGERPFPCAQCGKSFSQKANLLAHQRIHAAGEKALAGGEQEDGASSKPKLRSQQRNYQEDTPFVCPECGKSFRQKPNLITHRRIHTGERPFTCFLCGRSFNQKTNLVTHYRVHTGERPFACTQCGKRFTQKTNLVTHQSTHTDLRPYPCGQCQKCFKDKVSLKAHQKTHAPRQRRCPGRSPAAGLPYGTAPTLLQPGGPEQEGPFSPMPPLPIQKIPEGQELYSCTEKSFPPKEPLLPHQQAPLGEQTFPCVQCGEGFCQKVTLLRPQHGPATEAAGGCTAAFSHGPHLLGHLGVQPVLGDATPPAPQAPGAEKPFICNQCGNSFGLWLSLVAHQKTHVGQKSYPCPEHEKSSSDELSPKAPQEKQVEGRAWVCPECGRSFVQYERLVKHRQNHRGRGPYRCDVCGKRFSLKTNLVTHQRIHTGERPFTCGVCGRRFNQKGNLVTHYRTHTGERPFACTQCGKRFAQKPNLIAHQKTHTGRQPFTCLECPKRFKSKLSLRVHQRVHVAERPQSEPGQAPSLQTHPGSPYPCSLCGETFEEHGELQLHRQGHAGERPHACAECGKRFRQKVNLAVHQRTHTGERPFRCAECGKGFSQKAHLLRHRRTHAGGIPPSCCEGTCPAHQEQPDGSGAPLGKGAEPPSMLLPPCSRGAAHGSLAREELRPGAQPPNRPESPSGAADILLQLMQEDHHLVPGSHHPQEGPAGQCPCKCTEGGEGLSPKPPSLPPQCCCADCVSQRQLLLKPQPDCRAELWCKYGGCGRSFEEKRVLRVPERAHGDEKPSPCPSCL; translated from the exons ATGAATCCGGGCCAGACCCTGGG GGACCTGCAGCAGCCATTTGGAGGAAGTGGAGGAAGCTCGGAGCCCGCGACCCTGGCGGAAGGCGGAGGACAGCCGCCGCCCCGTGCGCTCCTCGGAGCTGATGTCCTCTCCCCTCGCCGGGCGGCCCTGAGGGGAGCGATGTCTGCGGGGGGAGCGCCCCAG CCTGCCCATGCCCTGAACCTGCTCCCTTACCCCAGGCTGAGCGAGGTGCCGAGAGCCGGACACGAGCTGGATGCTGTTAGCACGGAGATCCCATCTGACCCCTGCACAG GCTACAGATTTTTCAAGCCCGGTGGTTTGTTTGGTATTAAACAGTCGGAGGAGCCGTACACTGAAGGCCAGCAGATGCAGGAGGAGAGCAAGATCCTTGTCAGCCCCTGTGCAG TTGAGCCTGGTCGAGTGAATAAAGTCGAGCAGCCCGAGGAGAAACccggggcagctgctggctccttgGAGCTGTATCCCGCAGCCGCCAGCAGTTCCGGCCGCTGGTTTCATGGTGGGCAGCGTGTGCCTGAGCGGGCGAGCGTGGAGAGAGATGGTGCCACCAGCCTCAGCCCGCTCTCCACCCGGGTGGCCTGCTGGGTGCCGCAGCTTGGTGCTGGCCCTTTCCGCTGCGCCCAGTGTGGGAAAGGCTTCCGCCAGAAGCAAAGCCTCATCACGCATGAGAGGATCCACACTGGAGAGAAACCCTACAGGTGTGGGGACTGCGGGAAGAGCTTCAGCCAGCGGCCCAACCTCCTGACCCACCGCCGTGTACACACGGGTGAGCGTCCCTTCCCCTGTGCCCAGTGCGGCAAGAGCTTCAGCCAGAAAGCCAACCTCCTGGCCCACCAGCGCATCCATGCTGCTGGCGAGAAGGCACTGGCAGGGGGTgagcaggaggatggggctTCCAGCAAGCCCAAGCTGCGATCCCAGCAGAGGAATTACCAGGAGGACACCCCTTTTGTCTGCCCCGAGTGTGGGAAGAGCTTCAGGCAGAAGCCCAACCTCATCACTCACCGGAGGATCCACACCGGCGAGCGTCCCTTCACCTGCTTCCTCTGTGGCAGGAGCTTCAACCAGAAAACCAACCTGGTCACCCATTACCGCGTGCACACCGGGGAGCGCCCCTTTGCCTGCACCCAGTGTGGCAAGCGCTTCACCCAGAAAACCAACCTGGTGACACACCAGAGCACCCACACCGACCTCCGCCCCTACCCCTGTGGGCAGTGCCAGAAGTGCTTCAAGGACAAAGTCTCCCTCAAAGCCCACCAGAAGACTCACGCACCACGACAGCGGCGCTGCCCAGGCCGCAGCCCAGCCGCCGGCCTGCCCTATGGCACTGCgcccaccctgctgcagcccgGGGGTCCTGAGCAAGAGGGCCCTTTCAGCCCCATGCCACCGCTGCCCATTCAGAAGATCCCTGAGGGCCAGGAGCTGTATTCGTGTACGGAGAAGAGCTTTCCCCCGAAGGAACCACTCCTGCCACACCAGCAGGCCCCACTGGGTGAGCAGACCTTCCCCTGTGTCCAGTGCGGGGAGGGGTTTTGCCAGAAGGTGACTCTCCTCCGGCCACAGCACGGCCCTGCCACCGAGGCTGCCGGGGGGTGCACTGCAGCCTTCAGCCACGGCCCGCACCTTCTGGGGCACCTGGGGGTGCAGCCTGTCCTCGGGGATGCAACCCCCCCGGCTCCCCAGGCCCCCGGGGCGGAGAAGCCCTTTATCTGCAACCAGTGCggcaacagctttggcctctGGCTCTCCCTTGTGGCCCACCAGAAGACCCACGTCGGGCAGAAGTCCTACCCCTGCCCCGAGCATGAGAAGAGCTCCAGTGATGAGCTGTCCCCCAAAGCTCCCCAGGAGAAGCAGGTGGAGGGGAGGGCCTGGGTGTGCCCTGAGTGCGGGAGAAGCTTCGTCCAGTATGAGCGTTTGGtaaaacacaggcaaaaccaCCGGGGCCGAGGGCCCTACCGCTGCGATGTCTGTGGGAAGAGGTTCAGCCTGAAGACCAACCTGGTGACCCACCAACGCATCCACACCGGTGAGCGTCCCTTCACCTGCGGGGTCTGCGGCCGCCGCTTCAACCAGAAGGGCAACCTGGTCACCCACTACCGTACGCACACCGGGGAGCGCCCCTTTGCCTGCACCCAGTGCGGCAAGCGCTTCGCCCAGAAGCCCAACCTCATTGCCCACCAGAAGACCCACACCGGCAGGCAGCCCTTCACCTGCCTGGAGTGTCCCAAGCGCTTCAAGAGCAAGCTCTCCCTGCGGGTCCACCAGCGAGTGCACGTGGCTGAGAGACCCCAGAGTGAGCCGGGCCAGGCCCCCAGCCTGCAGACCCACCCTGGGAGCCCCTACCCCTGCTCGCTCTGTGGGGAGACCTTCGAGGAGCAcggggagctgcagctgcaccgGCAAGGCCATGCCGGAGAGCGGCCGCATGCCTGTGCCGAGTGTGGGAAGCGATTCCGGCAGAAGGTGAATCTGGCCGTACACCAGAGGACCCACACTGGGGAGCGGCCATTCCGTTGCGCCGAATGCGGGAAGGGCTTCAGCCAGAAGGCTCACCTTCTCCGGCACCGCCGGACGCATGCCGGCGGTATCCCGCCCTCCTGCTGCGAGGGGACCTGCCCAGCGCACCAGGAGCAGCCAGATGGGAGCGGCGCTCCCCTGGGAAaaggggcagagccccccagcatgctgctgcccccctgctcccgTGGAGCTGCTCATGGATCACTGGCTCGGGAGGAGCTCCGGCCGGGAGCGCAGCCCCCCAACAGACCGGAGAGCCCCTCTGGGGCGGCCGACATCCTCCTGCAGCTGATGCAGGAAGACCACCACCTTGTGCCCGGTTCCCACCACCCGCAGGAGGGTCCCGCGGGGCAGTGCCCCTGTAAGTGCACCGAGGGCGGGGAAGGCTTGAGCCCGAAGCCACCGAGCCTGCCGCCGCAGTGCTGCTGCGCCGACTGCGTGAGCCAGCGACAGCTGCTCCTCAAGCCCCAGCCCGACTGCCGGGCAGAGCTCTGGTGCAAGTACGGTGGCTGCGGCAGAAGCTTTGAGGAGAAACGAGTCCTGAGAGTGCCTGAAAGAGCGCATGGTGACGAGAAGCCCTCGCCATGCCCCAGCTGCTTGTAA
- the LOC114012155 gene encoding zinc finger protein 271-like isoform X2, giving the protein MGGSRDLQQPFGGSGGSSEPATLAEGGGQPPPRALLGADVLSPRRAALRGAMSAGGAPQPAHALNLLPYPRLSEVPRAGHELDAVSTEIPSDPCTGYRFFKPGGLFGIKQSEEPYTEGQQMQEESKILVSPCAVEPGRVNKVEQPEEKPGAAAGSLELYPAAASSSGRWFHGGQRVPERASVERDGATSLSPLSTRVACWVPQLGAGPFRCAQCGKGFRQKQSLITHERIHTGEKPYRCGDCGKSFSQRPNLLTHRRVHTGERPFPCAQCGKSFSQKANLLAHQRIHAAGEKALAGGEQEDGASSKPKLRSQQRNYQEDTPFVCPECGKSFRQKPNLITHRRIHTGERPFTCFLCGRSFNQKTNLVTHYRVHTGERPFACTQCGKRFTQKTNLVTHQSTHTDLRPYPCGQCQKCFKDKVSLKAHQKTHAPRQRRCPGRSPAAGLPYGTAPTLLQPGGPEQEGPFSPMPPLPIQKIPEGQELYSCTEKSFPPKEPLLPHQQAPLGEQTFPCVQCGEGFCQKVTLLRPQHGPATEAAGGCTAAFSHGPHLLGHLGVQPVLGDATPPAPQAPGAEKPFICNQCGNSFGLWLSLVAHQKTHVGQKSYPCPEHEKSSSDELSPKAPQEKQVEGRAWVCPECGRSFVQYERLVKHRQNHRGRGPYRCDVCGKRFSLKTNLVTHQRIHTGERPFTCGVCGRRFNQKGNLVTHYRTHTGERPFACTQCGKRFAQKPNLIAHQKTHTGRQPFTCLECPKRFKSKLSLRVHQRVHVAERPQSEPGQAPSLQTHPGSPYPCSLCGETFEEHGELQLHRQGHAGERPHACAECGKRFRQKVNLAVHQRTHTGERPFRCAECGKGFSQKAHLLRHRRTHAGGIPPSCCEGTCPAHQEQPDGSGAPLGKGAEPPSMLLPPCSRGAAHGSLAREELRPGAQPPNRPESPSGAADILLQLMQEDHHLVPGSHHPQEGPAGQCPCKCTEGGEGLSPKPPSLPPQCCCADCVSQRQLLLKPQPDCRAELWCKYGGCGRSFEEKRVLRVPERAHGDEKPSPCPSCL; this is encoded by the exons ATGGGGGGGTCTCG GGACCTGCAGCAGCCATTTGGAGGAAGTGGAGGAAGCTCGGAGCCCGCGACCCTGGCGGAAGGCGGAGGACAGCCGCCGCCCCGTGCGCTCCTCGGAGCTGATGTCCTCTCCCCTCGCCGGGCGGCCCTGAGGGGAGCGATGTCTGCGGGGGGAGCGCCCCAG CCTGCCCATGCCCTGAACCTGCTCCCTTACCCCAGGCTGAGCGAGGTGCCGAGAGCCGGACACGAGCTGGATGCTGTTAGCACGGAGATCCCATCTGACCCCTGCACAG GCTACAGATTTTTCAAGCCCGGTGGTTTGTTTGGTATTAAACAGTCGGAGGAGCCGTACACTGAAGGCCAGCAGATGCAGGAGGAGAGCAAGATCCTTGTCAGCCCCTGTGCAG TTGAGCCTGGTCGAGTGAATAAAGTCGAGCAGCCCGAGGAGAAACccggggcagctgctggctccttgGAGCTGTATCCCGCAGCCGCCAGCAGTTCCGGCCGCTGGTTTCATGGTGGGCAGCGTGTGCCTGAGCGGGCGAGCGTGGAGAGAGATGGTGCCACCAGCCTCAGCCCGCTCTCCACCCGGGTGGCCTGCTGGGTGCCGCAGCTTGGTGCTGGCCCTTTCCGCTGCGCCCAGTGTGGGAAAGGCTTCCGCCAGAAGCAAAGCCTCATCACGCATGAGAGGATCCACACTGGAGAGAAACCCTACAGGTGTGGGGACTGCGGGAAGAGCTTCAGCCAGCGGCCCAACCTCCTGACCCACCGCCGTGTACACACGGGTGAGCGTCCCTTCCCCTGTGCCCAGTGCGGCAAGAGCTTCAGCCAGAAAGCCAACCTCCTGGCCCACCAGCGCATCCATGCTGCTGGCGAGAAGGCACTGGCAGGGGGTgagcaggaggatggggctTCCAGCAAGCCCAAGCTGCGATCCCAGCAGAGGAATTACCAGGAGGACACCCCTTTTGTCTGCCCCGAGTGTGGGAAGAGCTTCAGGCAGAAGCCCAACCTCATCACTCACCGGAGGATCCACACCGGCGAGCGTCCCTTCACCTGCTTCCTCTGTGGCAGGAGCTTCAACCAGAAAACCAACCTGGTCACCCATTACCGCGTGCACACCGGGGAGCGCCCCTTTGCCTGCACCCAGTGTGGCAAGCGCTTCACCCAGAAAACCAACCTGGTGACACACCAGAGCACCCACACCGACCTCCGCCCCTACCCCTGTGGGCAGTGCCAGAAGTGCTTCAAGGACAAAGTCTCCCTCAAAGCCCACCAGAAGACTCACGCACCACGACAGCGGCGCTGCCCAGGCCGCAGCCCAGCCGCCGGCCTGCCCTATGGCACTGCgcccaccctgctgcagcccgGGGGTCCTGAGCAAGAGGGCCCTTTCAGCCCCATGCCACCGCTGCCCATTCAGAAGATCCCTGAGGGCCAGGAGCTGTATTCGTGTACGGAGAAGAGCTTTCCCCCGAAGGAACCACTCCTGCCACACCAGCAGGCCCCACTGGGTGAGCAGACCTTCCCCTGTGTCCAGTGCGGGGAGGGGTTTTGCCAGAAGGTGACTCTCCTCCGGCCACAGCACGGCCCTGCCACCGAGGCTGCCGGGGGGTGCACTGCAGCCTTCAGCCACGGCCCGCACCTTCTGGGGCACCTGGGGGTGCAGCCTGTCCTCGGGGATGCAACCCCCCCGGCTCCCCAGGCCCCCGGGGCGGAGAAGCCCTTTATCTGCAACCAGTGCggcaacagctttggcctctGGCTCTCCCTTGTGGCCCACCAGAAGACCCACGTCGGGCAGAAGTCCTACCCCTGCCCCGAGCATGAGAAGAGCTCCAGTGATGAGCTGTCCCCCAAAGCTCCCCAGGAGAAGCAGGTGGAGGGGAGGGCCTGGGTGTGCCCTGAGTGCGGGAGAAGCTTCGTCCAGTATGAGCGTTTGGtaaaacacaggcaaaaccaCCGGGGCCGAGGGCCCTACCGCTGCGATGTCTGTGGGAAGAGGTTCAGCCTGAAGACCAACCTGGTGACCCACCAACGCATCCACACCGGTGAGCGTCCCTTCACCTGCGGGGTCTGCGGCCGCCGCTTCAACCAGAAGGGCAACCTGGTCACCCACTACCGTACGCACACCGGGGAGCGCCCCTTTGCCTGCACCCAGTGCGGCAAGCGCTTCGCCCAGAAGCCCAACCTCATTGCCCACCAGAAGACCCACACCGGCAGGCAGCCCTTCACCTGCCTGGAGTGTCCCAAGCGCTTCAAGAGCAAGCTCTCCCTGCGGGTCCACCAGCGAGTGCACGTGGCTGAGAGACCCCAGAGTGAGCCGGGCCAGGCCCCCAGCCTGCAGACCCACCCTGGGAGCCCCTACCCCTGCTCGCTCTGTGGGGAGACCTTCGAGGAGCAcggggagctgcagctgcaccgGCAAGGCCATGCCGGAGAGCGGCCGCATGCCTGTGCCGAGTGTGGGAAGCGATTCCGGCAGAAGGTGAATCTGGCCGTACACCAGAGGACCCACACTGGGGAGCGGCCATTCCGTTGCGCCGAATGCGGGAAGGGCTTCAGCCAGAAGGCTCACCTTCTCCGGCACCGCCGGACGCATGCCGGCGGTATCCCGCCCTCCTGCTGCGAGGGGACCTGCCCAGCGCACCAGGAGCAGCCAGATGGGAGCGGCGCTCCCCTGGGAAaaggggcagagccccccagcatgctgctgcccccctgctcccgTGGAGCTGCTCATGGATCACTGGCTCGGGAGGAGCTCCGGCCGGGAGCGCAGCCCCCCAACAGACCGGAGAGCCCCTCTGGGGCGGCCGACATCCTCCTGCAGCTGATGCAGGAAGACCACCACCTTGTGCCCGGTTCCCACCACCCGCAGGAGGGTCCCGCGGGGCAGTGCCCCTGTAAGTGCACCGAGGGCGGGGAAGGCTTGAGCCCGAAGCCACCGAGCCTGCCGCCGCAGTGCTGCTGCGCCGACTGCGTGAGCCAGCGACAGCTGCTCCTCAAGCCCCAGCCCGACTGCCGGGCAGAGCTCTGGTGCAAGTACGGTGGCTGCGGCAGAAGCTTTGAGGAGAAACGAGTCCTGAGAGTGCCTGAAAGAGCGCATGGTGACGAGAAGCCCTCGCCATGCCCCAGCTGCTTGTAA
- the LOC114012155 gene encoding zinc finger protein 271-like isoform X3 yields MSAGGAPQPAHALNLLPYPRLSEVPRAGHELDAVSTEIPSDPCTGYRFFKPGGLFGIKQSEEPYTEGQQMQEESKILVSPCAVEPGRVNKVEQPEEKPGAAAGSLELYPAAASSSGRWFHGGQRVPERASVERDGATSLSPLSTRVACWVPQLGAGPFRCAQCGKGFRQKQSLITHERIHTGEKPYRCGDCGKSFSQRPNLLTHRRVHTGERPFPCAQCGKSFSQKANLLAHQRIHAAGEKALAGGEQEDGASSKPKLRSQQRNYQEDTPFVCPECGKSFRQKPNLITHRRIHTGERPFTCFLCGRSFNQKTNLVTHYRVHTGERPFACTQCGKRFTQKTNLVTHQSTHTDLRPYPCGQCQKCFKDKVSLKAHQKTHAPRQRRCPGRSPAAGLPYGTAPTLLQPGGPEQEGPFSPMPPLPIQKIPEGQELYSCTEKSFPPKEPLLPHQQAPLGEQTFPCVQCGEGFCQKVTLLRPQHGPATEAAGGCTAAFSHGPHLLGHLGVQPVLGDATPPAPQAPGAEKPFICNQCGNSFGLWLSLVAHQKTHVGQKSYPCPEHEKSSSDELSPKAPQEKQVEGRAWVCPECGRSFVQYERLVKHRQNHRGRGPYRCDVCGKRFSLKTNLVTHQRIHTGERPFTCGVCGRRFNQKGNLVTHYRTHTGERPFACTQCGKRFAQKPNLIAHQKTHTGRQPFTCLECPKRFKSKLSLRVHQRVHVAERPQSEPGQAPSLQTHPGSPYPCSLCGETFEEHGELQLHRQGHAGERPHACAECGKRFRQKVNLAVHQRTHTGERPFRCAECGKGFSQKAHLLRHRRTHAGGIPPSCCEGTCPAHQEQPDGSGAPLGKGAEPPSMLLPPCSRGAAHGSLAREELRPGAQPPNRPESPSGAADILLQLMQEDHHLVPGSHHPQEGPAGQCPCKCTEGGEGLSPKPPSLPPQCCCADCVSQRQLLLKPQPDCRAELWCKYGGCGRSFEEKRVLRVPERAHGDEKPSPCPSCL; encoded by the exons ATGTCTGCGGGGGGAGCGCCCCAG CCTGCCCATGCCCTGAACCTGCTCCCTTACCCCAGGCTGAGCGAGGTGCCGAGAGCCGGACACGAGCTGGATGCTGTTAGCACGGAGATCCCATCTGACCCCTGCACAG GCTACAGATTTTTCAAGCCCGGTGGTTTGTTTGGTATTAAACAGTCGGAGGAGCCGTACACTGAAGGCCAGCAGATGCAGGAGGAGAGCAAGATCCTTGTCAGCCCCTGTGCAG TTGAGCCTGGTCGAGTGAATAAAGTCGAGCAGCCCGAGGAGAAACccggggcagctgctggctccttgGAGCTGTATCCCGCAGCCGCCAGCAGTTCCGGCCGCTGGTTTCATGGTGGGCAGCGTGTGCCTGAGCGGGCGAGCGTGGAGAGAGATGGTGCCACCAGCCTCAGCCCGCTCTCCACCCGGGTGGCCTGCTGGGTGCCGCAGCTTGGTGCTGGCCCTTTCCGCTGCGCCCAGTGTGGGAAAGGCTTCCGCCAGAAGCAAAGCCTCATCACGCATGAGAGGATCCACACTGGAGAGAAACCCTACAGGTGTGGGGACTGCGGGAAGAGCTTCAGCCAGCGGCCCAACCTCCTGACCCACCGCCGTGTACACACGGGTGAGCGTCCCTTCCCCTGTGCCCAGTGCGGCAAGAGCTTCAGCCAGAAAGCCAACCTCCTGGCCCACCAGCGCATCCATGCTGCTGGCGAGAAGGCACTGGCAGGGGGTgagcaggaggatggggctTCCAGCAAGCCCAAGCTGCGATCCCAGCAGAGGAATTACCAGGAGGACACCCCTTTTGTCTGCCCCGAGTGTGGGAAGAGCTTCAGGCAGAAGCCCAACCTCATCACTCACCGGAGGATCCACACCGGCGAGCGTCCCTTCACCTGCTTCCTCTGTGGCAGGAGCTTCAACCAGAAAACCAACCTGGTCACCCATTACCGCGTGCACACCGGGGAGCGCCCCTTTGCCTGCACCCAGTGTGGCAAGCGCTTCACCCAGAAAACCAACCTGGTGACACACCAGAGCACCCACACCGACCTCCGCCCCTACCCCTGTGGGCAGTGCCAGAAGTGCTTCAAGGACAAAGTCTCCCTCAAAGCCCACCAGAAGACTCACGCACCACGACAGCGGCGCTGCCCAGGCCGCAGCCCAGCCGCCGGCCTGCCCTATGGCACTGCgcccaccctgctgcagcccgGGGGTCCTGAGCAAGAGGGCCCTTTCAGCCCCATGCCACCGCTGCCCATTCAGAAGATCCCTGAGGGCCAGGAGCTGTATTCGTGTACGGAGAAGAGCTTTCCCCCGAAGGAACCACTCCTGCCACACCAGCAGGCCCCACTGGGTGAGCAGACCTTCCCCTGTGTCCAGTGCGGGGAGGGGTTTTGCCAGAAGGTGACTCTCCTCCGGCCACAGCACGGCCCTGCCACCGAGGCTGCCGGGGGGTGCACTGCAGCCTTCAGCCACGGCCCGCACCTTCTGGGGCACCTGGGGGTGCAGCCTGTCCTCGGGGATGCAACCCCCCCGGCTCCCCAGGCCCCCGGGGCGGAGAAGCCCTTTATCTGCAACCAGTGCggcaacagctttggcctctGGCTCTCCCTTGTGGCCCACCAGAAGACCCACGTCGGGCAGAAGTCCTACCCCTGCCCCGAGCATGAGAAGAGCTCCAGTGATGAGCTGTCCCCCAAAGCTCCCCAGGAGAAGCAGGTGGAGGGGAGGGCCTGGGTGTGCCCTGAGTGCGGGAGAAGCTTCGTCCAGTATGAGCGTTTGGtaaaacacaggcaaaaccaCCGGGGCCGAGGGCCCTACCGCTGCGATGTCTGTGGGAAGAGGTTCAGCCTGAAGACCAACCTGGTGACCCACCAACGCATCCACACCGGTGAGCGTCCCTTCACCTGCGGGGTCTGCGGCCGCCGCTTCAACCAGAAGGGCAACCTGGTCACCCACTACCGTACGCACACCGGGGAGCGCCCCTTTGCCTGCACCCAGTGCGGCAAGCGCTTCGCCCAGAAGCCCAACCTCATTGCCCACCAGAAGACCCACACCGGCAGGCAGCCCTTCACCTGCCTGGAGTGTCCCAAGCGCTTCAAGAGCAAGCTCTCCCTGCGGGTCCACCAGCGAGTGCACGTGGCTGAGAGACCCCAGAGTGAGCCGGGCCAGGCCCCCAGCCTGCAGACCCACCCTGGGAGCCCCTACCCCTGCTCGCTCTGTGGGGAGACCTTCGAGGAGCAcggggagctgcagctgcaccgGCAAGGCCATGCCGGAGAGCGGCCGCATGCCTGTGCCGAGTGTGGGAAGCGATTCCGGCAGAAGGTGAATCTGGCCGTACACCAGAGGACCCACACTGGGGAGCGGCCATTCCGTTGCGCCGAATGCGGGAAGGGCTTCAGCCAGAAGGCTCACCTTCTCCGGCACCGCCGGACGCATGCCGGCGGTATCCCGCCCTCCTGCTGCGAGGGGACCTGCCCAGCGCACCAGGAGCAGCCAGATGGGAGCGGCGCTCCCCTGGGAAaaggggcagagccccccagcatgctgctgcccccctgctcccgTGGAGCTGCTCATGGATCACTGGCTCGGGAGGAGCTCCGGCCGGGAGCGCAGCCCCCCAACAGACCGGAGAGCCCCTCTGGGGCGGCCGACATCCTCCTGCAGCTGATGCAGGAAGACCACCACCTTGTGCCCGGTTCCCACCACCCGCAGGAGGGTCCCGCGGGGCAGTGCCCCTGTAAGTGCACCGAGGGCGGGGAAGGCTTGAGCCCGAAGCCACCGAGCCTGCCGCCGCAGTGCTGCTGCGCCGACTGCGTGAGCCAGCGACAGCTGCTCCTCAAGCCCCAGCCCGACTGCCGGGCAGAGCTCTGGTGCAAGTACGGTGGCTGCGGCAGAAGCTTTGAGGAGAAACGAGTCCTGAGAGTGCCTGAAAGAGCGCATGGTGACGAGAAGCCCTCGCCATGCCCCAGCTGCTTGTAA